In Kutzneria kofuensis, the DNA window CCAGCGCCAGCCCCTCGCCGGCGGCCAGCCCGGAGAAGAACGCCCCGGCGGCCGGGTCGGCGCAGCGCGAGGCCAGCACGAGGAAGCTGCGCCAGTCGCTGACGATGATCCGGTGCTGCTCGGCGGCCAGCGCGGCGAGCGCTTTCCGCGAGGCCTTGCCGTCGGCGATCAGCGGCACCAGACGGTTCTCGTGCTCGCCCGGCGCCAGGTCCTTCCTAGCGTTCTCCAGCAGTTCGCGTGCCGAAGCGGTCATCGCTGCGTGCTCCCTCAGTAGGCTGTCGGAGCCGCCGGCTGAAACCCAGCACGGCCGCGGCATTCGGCGTCCCGGCGACGGCGGCGGCCAGTGCAGCGTAGATCAACCCGGCCAGCAGCCAGGTCTCGACCGGCACGATGCCGGCGCTCGGCGCGGCGTCCTGGCCGGGCAGCAGGCCGAGACCCCAGGCCCCGAACGCCACCGCCAGCACCACGGCCACCAGGCCGGGCCAGTTGGCCAGCGCCGACTCGCGCCACGTCGGCACCTCGTCCACCCGGCGCCTGCGCAGCAGGAACTGGTCCACGCACATCACCACGGTCATGCTCGGCAGCGCGATCGACGACCAGCTGGCGACCTTGTAGAAGCCGTCCTGCACGTCCGGGAACTGCCAGGTGAACACGGCGGCGATGACGGCCATCAGCAGGCAGGTGTGCCAGCGCTTCCAGCCCGGGACGGCGCCGAGCACGTTCTGGCCGCCGTTGATCATCTCGTAGTAGTTGCCGTCGTTGATCGCGACGATCAGCACCGTGGCCACGATGCCGCCCAGCCACAGCGCGCCGAACAGGGAGTACTCGACGGTGTAGTGGAAGGCGGGGCCGAAGTCGTACTGGCCGGCCCCGGACAGCTGCGCCATCATCCAGCCGCCGGCCACGAACAGCACCAGCCCCACGGCGAAGGCGATGCCGAACGCCGGCGCGGGCCAGAGGAACTTCGGCCTGCCGTAGCGCCAGGTGTCGGGCTCGTTGCCCCACATCACGGAGCCGATGGCGACCCCGACGCCGGTCAGGAACGGCAGCTCCGCGGTCGGTTTCGGCTGCGCCGACAGGGCGTCGTCCGGCATCGTGCCGATGCCCTTGACCACCAGGTAGAGCACCCAGACGATCATCAGCGGCGCGGCGACCCAGCGGGCGAAGGCGGCGATTCCCTTGAAGCCGAACAGGTTGTTGGCGATGCCGAGCACCGCCAGGACCACGCTGACCACGACGACGTGACCCCAGCCGTAGAGGCCGTCGAACAGGGTGGCCAGCAGGTTGAACGCGAACGCCGTCCAGCCGGCGGCGACGCCCACCAGCAGCAGGCTGACCAGGGCGGAGCCGACCTTGCCGAGGATGGAGCGGGTGAGCAGCGCGTGCGTCTGGCCGGTGGTGGAGCCCAGGTAGGCGGCCGGCAGCGCGTAGAGGAAGTAGGCCACGGCGCCGATCGCGCCGGCGGCGATCGCCTGCGGCAGCGAGTAACCCGCGTCGTGGTACTGGAAGCCCAGGAACAGGTAGGTGAATCCGGCGGCGAGCGTCACCCACAGGGCGACGAAGTGGTAGCGCGACCGGCGCTCGTCGGCCGGCACGATCCCGGCCGCGCCGGTCGAATAGTCGTGATCCGCAGTGTCAGCCACCAGCGTGCCCTCTCCCAGTGCTCACAGTGTTGGGAAAGCTACTACACGCAGCGTGAGGACTGACCCGTCGCCAGGGGCAAGGCTCTTAACCCGAAGAGCCCAAAGTTGATCACTTTGGGCAGCCGGATTGCCCGTGTGTACCCCCGAACCGGTGAGAACGGTCAGCCGGCGGAGTCCCGCAGCCGCCGCAGTGACAGTGCCAGCGCCAGCCGGAACCGGCCGATCGGCGTGTCCACGGCGAAGCCCAGCCCCGACTCCGCGCGGGCCAGCCGGGGCGCGATCGAGCTGTGGTGGCGGTGCACCAGCGCCGCCGCCTTGCGTACGGAATCCGTCGCGACGACCGCCGTCAGCACGTCCAGCGTGTCCTGGCCACCGGGCTCGGCGGCCAGGCGGTCCAGCGCCTGCACGTCCGGGATCGCACGGATGTCGGAGGTGTGGAGCTGCTGGGCGATCGGGCCGAGCGCGCCGAGATCGTCCCACTCGATGGAGTCGATCACGCCCGGCGCGGTGAACCGGGCGGCGACCGTCGCCGCCCGCCACGACTGCGGGGCGCGCATCGCCGGCTGCACCGGGCCGACGCCGATCGGGTGTCCGGTTGGGACGGTGGCGTCCGCGGGCGAGAGAACCGCGTGCAGGCTGCCGATCGCCGCCTGCGGGCCGGGCGGGTCGGGCAGCGGGCCGTCCAGCACCGCCAGCACGCGGATCGGCGTCAGCGGGGAGAAACCCAGCAGGTGCAAGGCCCGTGACCGCTCCGCGTCCCCGGCGGAGGCCGAGATCGCCAGCTCGACCAGCGCCGGATCGTCCAAACCGGACAATTTCGCCCGGGTCTCGCCGAGCAGCACCGCCGCCGCGATCGCGAACCGCTCCAGCACGATCTCGTCCAGCGGCAGCGGATCGCCGCCGCGCTCCAGCCAGACCCGGCCGCCGTCCACCTCACGGCTCAGGGCCGGCGGCGGGGCCGCCGCCAGCGACGTGCCGTTGGCGTCCATCCGCAGCCACACGCCCGTTTCCGGCACGCTCAGGCCGGCTGGGCACTCCGCCAGCTGCGCCGTGCTGGCCACCAGCCGCTCCAGTCCGACGTGCTGGGCGACCAGGACGTCGAAGAAGCTGATCACCCGCACCGCGCTGGCCGCGTCGGAATCCAGCGCGGACAGGCGAAGCAGCAGGCCCCTCATGCCGTCGACATTACCCGCGTGACCGGCGGCGACGGGTCCCGACGGACAAACGCCGACCGTGCCAGCCAGTTGTCGGGTTCGAGGCGGCCAACCCGCGACAGTTGTCGGTTGGGAAGTCACGCCGGGAGCGGCACGCTAGGTGTCATGACTTACGCCTTCGATCCCGAACTGTTGCCGTGGCTGACGATGCTGCCCCAGGGTGTGGGCTTCGACGACGTCCAGGCCACGCGGGCCCGGATGGCGTCGATGCGTGAGCACTTCCCCACGTACGAGCCGGAGAACCCGGTCACGGTCGAGGAGATGCTCATCCCCGGCCCGGTCGGCGCCCCCGATGTGCGGGTGCGGGTCTACACGCCGACCTCCGTGCCCGCCCCGCGGGCCGCCTACGTCTCCATCCACGGCGGCGGCTTCGCCATCGGCGATCTCGACCAGGACGCGTCGGTCTCGTTCGAGATCGCCGACAAGGTCGGCGCCGTCGTCGTGTCCGTCGACTACCGGCTCGCGCCCGAGCACCCGTACCCCGCCGGCCTGGAGGACTGCTACGCCGCCCTGGAGTGGACCGCCGCCAAGGCGTCCGAACTCGGCGTCGACACCGCGCGCATCGGCATCGGCGGGGACAGCGCCGGCGGCGGAATCGCCGCCGGCCTCGCCCTGCTCGCCCGTGACCGCGGCGGGCCGGCGATCAAGTTCCAGTACCTCGGCATCCCCGAGCTCGACGACCGGCTGGAGACGCCGTCCATGACCGCGTTCGTCGACACGCCGCTGTGGAACCGGCCCAACGCCATCCTCAGCTGGAAGTACTACCTCGGCGACCGGCCCGCCGACCACTACGCCGCGCCCGCCCGCGCCGAGGACCTCACCGGCCTGCCGCCGGCGTACGTCTCCGTGTGCGAGTTCGACCCGCTGCGCGACGAGGGGCTCACCTACGCCTACCGCCTCATCCAGGCCGGCGTGGCCACCGAGCTGCACCACTACCCCGGCACCTTCCACGGCTCCGCCATGGTCCACTCGGCCGCCGTCAGCAAGCGCATGGCCACCGAGCGCATCGACGCCGTCCGCCGGGGCCTGACCGCCTGAGCCCGGTGGGGAGGGCTCAGTCCCTCCCCACCACTTCGAAGTGGCCCAGGTTGCAGACGTGAGGCGCGTCGGTGATGTCCTTGAACCAGTCCGGTAGCGTCAACCGTTCCCCGCTGGCGCGTTCGTCCAACTCCAGCGCCACCTGGAGCACGCCGCGCACCATCGCGTGCATGTGCCACGAGCCGTTGACCTCCCGCAGGTGATGGAACGCCGCGAGCAGGAAGTCCCGCAGCACCGGCGGGTCGATCCGCACCTCGTCCCAGCCCGTGTCCACCACCCCGCTCGGCTGCTGGATCACGTACTTCTCCAGCAGCGCGATCTGTCCGCAGAACATCTGCGAGGTCCCCTGCGCCTTGGACCAGACCTCGCGACCGTCCACTGTGAACAACTTGCCCACGTGTGCCCCCTCGTTGACCGGGGGCAATGGTAGCCGGGCCGGCCTGCGTCGGCCGGCGAATTTCTGGCGTGCCGATCACGCCCGTTGCGACCCGGTCTCGGGTCGCAACCGGTTCCGGCTGGTCGAACGGGAAGGTTCCTCGGGTCAGGCGGTCCGGGGCGGTGTTGCCGGGTGGGGTGGGCGGGCGTAGGGTCCGGGCGACTGGACAGGTCTGGACAGGATCAGAGGAGTCGCGGATGGCCTCCGGTGCGGACTCGGCCGCCCTCCAGGTGGAGGCCAACGGCATCAACGTGATCGGCGACGACGAGCGGAAGGGCACGCCGAGACAGCTGTTCTGGCCGTGGTTCGGGGCCAACGTCTCGGTGCTGGGGCTGAGCTACGGCTCGTTCACGCTGGGCTTCGGCATCTCGTTCTGGCAGGCGGCGATCGCCGGCGTGGTGGGCATCGTGTTCTCCTTCCTGCTCTGCGGCTTCGTCGCGGTGGCGGGCAAGCGCGGCTCGGCCCCGACGATGATCCTGAGCCGGGCGGCGTTCGGCGTCCGCGGCAACTGGGTGGCGACGGCGATCTCCTGGGTGCTGACGGTGGGCTGGGAGACCGTGCTGACGGTGCTGGCCACGCTGGCCACGGCGACGGTGTTCACGCAGCTCGGCTGGGGTGGCGGCCCGGTGGTGAAGATCCTCGCGCTGCTGGTGGTGGCGGTGCTGACGATCGGCGGCGGCGTCATGGGCTTCGACCTGATCATGCGCATGCAGACCGTGATCACGATCGTCACGGCCGTGCTGACGGTGGTGTTCATCGCCTTCGTGATCCCGCACATCGACTGGGCGAAGGTCGCAAGCATCCCGGCCGGGTCGACAGGCAGCGTGGTCGGTGCGCTGGTGTTCCTGATGACGGGCTTCGGCCTGGGCTGGGTGAACGCGGCGGCGGACTACTCCCGTTACCTGCCAAGGAGTTCCTCCAGCCGGGCGGTGATCGGCTGGACGACGTTCGGCTCGGCGCTGGCCCCGGTGGTGCTGCTGGTGATGGGCCTGCTGCTGGCGGGGTCGTCGCCGGACCTGAACAAGGCCATCGCCGCCGACCCGATCGGCGCGCTGGCCAGCGTGCTGCCCACCTGGTACCTGGTGCCGTTCGTCATCGTCGCCGTGCTCGGCCTGGTCGGCGGCGCGGTGCTGAACATCTACTCCTCGGGCCTGGCGCTGCTGGCGGCCGGCCTGAAGACGCCGCGGTTCGTGGCCGCGCTGATCGACGGCACGATCATCGTTCTCGGCACGATCTACGTGGCCTTCTTCGCCGACGACTTCCTCGGCCCGTTCCAGGGCTTCCTGATCACACTGGGCACGCCGATCGCGGCCTGGTGCGGCGTGATGCTGGCGGACATCGCCTCCCGCCGCAACGGTTACGCCGAGCCCGACCTGTACGACCCGAACGGCCGCTACGGCAGCGTGCGCTGGCTCGCGGTCGGCATCATCGTGGTGTCCACAGTGGTCGGCTGGGGCCTGGTCACGAACACGTACGCGGAGTGGCTGTCCTGGCAGGGATACCTGCTCGGCCCGCTCGGTCTCGGCGGCCGTGACGGGGCGTGGGCGGCGGCGAACCTGGGCGTGCTGGCGGCGCTGGTGATCGCGTTCGTCGCCACGTGGGCGTTGCAGCGGTCCCGGGTTCGCGCCCAGGAGCTGGTGACCGTATGAGGGCTCACCTCGCGGTGATCGACATGCAGAACGTGTTCGCGAACCCGCAGAGCCTGTGGTTCACCCCCGGTTTCGCGGACATCGTGGCCCCGGTCCACAAGCTGGTGGCGGCGTTCCAGGACGTCACGTTCACGCGGTTCGTCGCGCCGGAGGAGCCGATCGGCGCGTGGCGGCTGTACTACGAGCGCTGGCCGTTCGCGCTGCAGCCGCCGGACGCCGAGCTCTACCAGCTGGCCGGCGGCTTCCAAGGCTCCACAGTGGACGAAACTACCTTCGGCAAATGGGGACCGGCGCTGGCCAAGCGCGTCGGCGACGTCGACGTGTTGGTGTTGGCCGGTGTGGCGACGGACTGCTGCGTGCTGTCGACGGCGTTGGCCGCGGCGGACGCGGGCATGGTGACCTGGATCGTGGCGGACGCCTGCGCGGGCATGAACGACGAGGCGCACGAGCGTGCGCTGGACATCGCCCGCGGCTACAGCCCGCACATCGAGGTCAAGACGCTGGACGAGGTGCTGACGTGCTGCGCCTGAAGTACGAGCAGATCGCCGACCAACTGGCCCGGGACATCCGCCGCGGCCGGCTGCCGCGCGGCGCCCGGCTGCCCGGCGAGCACGTGCTGGCCAGCCGGTTCGCGGTCAGCCGCAACACGATCCGGCAGGCGCTGGCCGAGCTGGGCAGCCGCGGCCTGATCGCCACCCACTCCGGCAAGGGCTCGTTCGTCACGTTCGACGGCCGCCCGCTGGACGACCGGATCGGCTGGACGCGGGCGCTGGCCGAGCAGGGCGTGCACACCACGGTCGCGGTCATCCGGCTGGAACTGGTCACCGACAAGGAGATGGCCGAGCGGTTCCGTCTCGACGACGACGAGTTCGTCGCCGTCGACCGGGTCCGGACCATCGTCGACGGGCCGGCGATCTCGTTCGAGTGCACCAGGGTGGCGGCCGGCGACCGGCTGCGCAAGCTGCCGGAGTCCGGTCTGGACGGATCGCTGTACGACGTGCTGCGCGCCGAGGGGCTGGTGCCCGAACAGGGGGAGGAGTGGGTCGAGTTGGGGCGGATCACCGAGGTGGAGGCGGCTGTCCTCGGCCGCACGCCGGGGGAGCGCTTCCTGCGCGCCCGTCGGCTGTGCCGGGACCGCAACGGTGTTTTCGTGGAGCACACGGAGAGCCTGCTCGACCCGGACCGGTTCCGGCTGCACCTCAAGTTCGGTGGCGTGGAGTGAGCCGCGCGCTGGCCGCGTTCACCGGCCTGGCCATCGGCGACGCGCTGGGCATGCCGACGCAGTCGATGCCGCGGGAGGCGATCCAGGCCCGCTACGGCGTCCTCACCGGCTTCGAGCCCGGGCCCGACGACCAGCCGATCGCGCCGGGCATGGCCGCCGGCTCGATCACGGACGACACCGAGCAGGCGGTGCTGGTGGCGAGGCTGCTGGTCGCCGGTGACGGGCACGTCGACCCGCACCGGCTCGCGGCGGATCTGCTCGCCTGGGAGGAGGACATGCGTCGCCGCGGCTCGCTCGACCTGCTCGGCCCGTCCACGAAGGCCGCGGTGAGCGCGGTGGCGGCGGGCGAGAGCCTGGAGCGGGCGGGCAGGTCCGGCACGACCAACGGGGCCGCGATGCGTATCACCCCTGTCGGCATCGCGTACCGAGCCGACGACCTTCCGTCGCTTGTGGACAGTGTCGTCGAGGCGAGTTGGGTCACGCACAACACCGGTGTCGCGCTGTCCGGCGCGGCGGCGGTCGCGGCGGCGGTGAGCGCCGGCATCGCGGGTGCGGATGTCAGCGAGGCGACGAAGATCGCGGCGGAGGCGGCGCGGCTGGCATCGGGCCGTGGCAACTGGATCGCGGCCGGCGACGTGGGCACTCGGCTGGCCTGGGCGAGCGAGCTCGTCGAGGGCCTTCCGCCCGGGGAGGCCGCCGAGACGATCTACCGCCTGGTCGGCACCAGCGTCGCCACGCAGGAGTCGGTGCCGGCGGCTTTTGCCGTGCTGGCGGTGCATCCGGACGATCCGTGGCGGGCCTGCCTGCTCGCGGCGTCGCTCGGCGGCGACTGCGACACGATCGCCGCGATGGTCGGGGCGATCGCCGGCGCCTGTCACGGCGACGACGCGTTCCCGGACGAGGCGGTGCGTACCATCCACGCGGTCAACGACCTCCCGTTGGCCGGCCTCACGGCGGAATTGCTG includes these proteins:
- a CDS encoding ADP-ribosylglycohydrolase family protein; this translates as MPTQSMPREAIQARYGVLTGFEPGPDDQPIAPGMAAGSITDDTEQAVLVARLLVAGDGHVDPHRLAADLLAWEEDMRRRGSLDLLGPSTKAAVSAVAAGESLERAGRSGTTNGAAMRITPVGIAYRADDLPSLVDSVVEASWVTHNTGVALSGAAAVAAAVSAGIAGADVSEATKIAAEAARLASGRGNWIAAGDVGTRLAWASELVEGLPPGEAAETIYRLVGTSVATQESVPAAFAVLAVHPDDPWRACLLAASLGGDCDTIAAMVGAIAGACHGDDAFPDEAVRTIHAVNDLPLAGLTAELLALRG
- a CDS encoding GntR family transcriptional regulator, with amino-acid sequence MLRLKYEQIADQLARDIRRGRLPRGARLPGEHVLASRFAVSRNTIRQALAELGSRGLIATHSGKGSFVTFDGRPLDDRIGWTRALAEQGVHTTVAVIRLELVTDKEMAERFRLDDDEFVAVDRVRTIVDGPAISFECTRVAAGDRLRKLPESGLDGSLYDVLRAEGLVPEQGEEWVELGRITEVEAAVLGRTPGERFLRARRLCRDRNGVFVEHTESLLDPDRFRLHLKFGGVE
- a CDS encoding DUF6086 family protein, with the translated sequence MGKLFTVDGREVWSKAQGTSQMFCGQIALLEKYVIQQPSGVVDTGWDEVRIDPPVLRDFLLAAFHHLREVNGSWHMHAMVRGVLQVALELDERASGERLTLPDWFKDITDAPHVCNLGHFEVVGRD
- a CDS encoding helix-turn-helix domain-containing protein; its protein translation is MRGLLLRLSALDSDAASAVRVISFFDVLVAQHVGLERLVASTAQLAECPAGLSVPETGVWLRMDANGTSLAAAPPPALSREVDGGRVWLERGGDPLPLDEIVLERFAIAAAVLLGETRAKLSGLDDPALVELAISASAGDAERSRALHLLGFSPLTPIRVLAVLDGPLPDPPGPQAAIGSLHAVLSPADATVPTGHPIGVGPVQPAMRAPQSWRAATVAARFTAPGVIDSIEWDDLGALGPIAQQLHTSDIRAIPDVQALDRLAAEPGGQDTLDVLTAVVATDSVRKAAALVHRHHSSIAPRLARAESGLGFAVDTPIGRFRLALALSLRRLRDSAG
- a CDS encoding cysteine hydrolase family protein; the protein is MRAHLAVIDMQNVFANPQSLWFTPGFADIVAPVHKLVAAFQDVTFTRFVAPEEPIGAWRLYYERWPFALQPPDAELYQLAGGFQGSTVDETTFGKWGPALAKRVGDVDVLVLAGVATDCCVLSTALAAADAGMVTWIVADACAGMNDEAHERALDIARGYSPHIEVKTLDEVLTCCA
- a CDS encoding alpha/beta hydrolase, producing MTYAFDPELLPWLTMLPQGVGFDDVQATRARMASMREHFPTYEPENPVTVEEMLIPGPVGAPDVRVRVYTPTSVPAPRAAYVSIHGGGFAIGDLDQDASVSFEIADKVGAVVVSVDYRLAPEHPYPAGLEDCYAALEWTAAKASELGVDTARIGIGGDSAGGGIAAGLALLARDRGGPAIKFQYLGIPELDDRLETPSMTAFVDTPLWNRPNAILSWKYYLGDRPADHYAAPARAEDLTGLPPAYVSVCEFDPLRDEGLTYAYRLIQAGVATELHHYPGTFHGSAMVHSAAVSKRMATERIDAVRRGLTA
- a CDS encoding purine-cytosine permease family protein, with protein sequence MASGADSAALQVEANGINVIGDDERKGTPRQLFWPWFGANVSVLGLSYGSFTLGFGISFWQAAIAGVVGIVFSFLLCGFVAVAGKRGSAPTMILSRAAFGVRGNWVATAISWVLTVGWETVLTVLATLATATVFTQLGWGGGPVVKILALLVVAVLTIGGGVMGFDLIMRMQTVITIVTAVLTVVFIAFVIPHIDWAKVASIPAGSTGSVVGALVFLMTGFGLGWVNAAADYSRYLPRSSSSRAVIGWTTFGSALAPVVLLVMGLLLAGSSPDLNKAIAADPIGALASVLPTWYLVPFVIVAVLGLVGGAVLNIYSSGLALLAAGLKTPRFVAALIDGTIIVLGTIYVAFFADDFLGPFQGFLITLGTPIAAWCGVMLADIASRRNGYAEPDLYDPNGRYGSVRWLAVGIIVVSTVVGWGLVTNTYAEWLSWQGYLLGPLGLGGRDGAWAAANLGVLAALVIAFVATWALQRSRVRAQELVTV
- a CDS encoding cytosine permease, giving the protein MADTADHDYSTGAAGIVPADERRSRYHFVALWVTLAAGFTYLFLGFQYHDAGYSLPQAIAAGAIGAVAYFLYALPAAYLGSTTGQTHALLTRSILGKVGSALVSLLLVGVAAGWTAFAFNLLATLFDGLYGWGHVVVVSVVLAVLGIANNLFGFKGIAAFARWVAAPLMIVWVLYLVVKGIGTMPDDALSAQPKPTAELPFLTGVGVAIGSVMWGNEPDTWRYGRPKFLWPAPAFGIAFAVGLVLFVAGGWMMAQLSGAGQYDFGPAFHYTVEYSLFGALWLGGIVATVLIVAINDGNYYEMINGGQNVLGAVPGWKRWHTCLLMAVIAAVFTWQFPDVQDGFYKVASWSSIALPSMTVVMCVDQFLLRRRRVDEVPTWRESALANWPGLVAVVLAVAFGAWGLGLLPGQDAAPSAGIVPVETWLLAGLIYAALAAAVAGTPNAAAVLGFSRRLRQPTEGARSDDRFGTRTAGER